A region of the Peredibacter starrii genome:
CATTATTTTTCAAAGATTCAAATGCCACAGATCTCAAAGAGTTGACTGACATTGCCCTTGAGCACTTGTTTGGTTTTTATTCACACGTCACTCGCATTCAACTTTTCCAGTTCACTCTGGCAGATAAAGACATTTTCCGTTCTGAGTTTTATCAAAATCCGGCCCTATGGACCTACAAGAAGAAACATACCATTACTCCGGAACGTTGGACGGAAACAAAAGGTCGCGCTCATCCTGTAAGACCTCGCCTTCCTTCTGGAACTCTCTACCGCCGCTACTATCCAGCAGCTGGTAAGACTCTCTCATTCCGTTTAATCACGATGGATGATCTGGATATTTTCCATAATTGGCATAATCAATCGAGAGTTGCCCATTTCTGGGAACTCGCAAAACCAAAAGAAGAGCTTCGTGAATATATTCAGAATGGGTTAAATGATCCTCACCAGTTCCCAATCATTATCGAGTCAGATGGTAGGCCGGTTGGTTACTTCGAATTCTACTGGGTGGCAGAAGATCGTCTAGGTCCTTACTATGAAAGTGAGGCCTTCGATCGTGGCTTCCACTTCCTGATTGGCGAACCAAGTTTCCTTGGCGGCTTTAATACAGATTCGGCCATCAAGTCTGTTCTTCACTTCTTCTATTTGGATGATCCTAGAACTCGTAAGGTCATGGCAGAACCTCGTCACGATAATGCAAAAGTTCTTAAATACGCTCAGGCCTCTATTGGTTGGACGAAACTTAAAGAGTTCGACTTTCCTCACAAAAGGGCCGCTCTTCTTGAAAACCGTCGCGAAGTGTTCTTCGGGAGACATGCTCTGTGATCAAAACCTGGAACACTGTTAATCAGGAGCTGGTAGCAAAATCCATCGGTGAACTTACCTTTGAGGAAGTGCTACGTCCTGAACCAAATGGCACTCACTTCGAATTTACCACGAAGTCTGGAGTGAATTACCGTTTCGAGGGATGGAAGACCGTATGGGAATACCTACGTGTTAAACCATCTACACTTATGAGAAATGGCGAATCGGTTGTAAGTGCTGCCCAGTTCTTTTGTGACATCCAGCCTGAAACTGGAATGAATGATATTACCTTGGGGAATTTCTTCGAGGAAATGCACAATACACTTTATAGCGATACTAAGCTTAAACATAAAAATGCCAATGCCTTGGTGAAAGAACTAGCTCATTGGAGTGGTGAGAAGATTCAAACCATTCTCAATGGCCATCCAAAAATCCTTTTGAACAAGGGTCGTGTTGGATGGAACACTGAAGACCTTGATAGATATTCACCTGAGGCCCATCAACCATTTAAACTTTTCTGGATCGCAGTTAAGAATGAACTTCTTAATGTGAATCTTGCTCCAGGCATGACAGCTGAGAAGATTTTGGAAGAAAGTTTCGACGCTAACGATCTTCAAGCATTCAAGTCCACTCTGATAAGTAAGGCAATTGATTCCAACTTCACGGTTCTGCCGGTTCACCCTTGGCAGTGGAAACGTTATATACAGATCCAGTTCGCGGCCGATATTGCCGCCGGCTCCCTTATCCCGGTTGGTGAATATGGAGATGACTACTGTCCTCAGATTTCCATTCGCACACTTTCAAACGTTTCTCGTCCTGAAAGAATGGATGTGAAGCTGCCCCTCAGTATTCTCAATACTTCATGCATCCGTGGTCTTCCTGCTAAGCATGTTGAAATGGGTCCTTCCCTTTCAGCAAACCTCGAGGCCCTGTGCCATACAGATGAAACGCTGAAAGATATTGTGATCTTGAAAGAAGCGGCCGGTATGACTTTTGTACATCCAGGCTACAAGAAAGTGGAAAAGGCCCCTTACCGCTATCATGAGTTTTTGGGTGCTGTTTACCGCGAAAGTTCGATGAGTAAAATCGCCGCCAATGAAAAGGCGATCCTCACTGCAAGTCTTTTCCATCAAGATGAAAATGGGCATTCCCTTATTGGTGAATATATCCGTGCTTCTGGTCTGAGTTCTGAGCTATGGCTTCGCTCGCTTTTTGAAACTGTTGTGGTTCCTCTATATCATTTACAGCTTAAATATGGTGTCGGTCTGGTTGCTCACGGTCAGAACATTGTGCTGATTCTAAAAGATCACCGCCCTCATCGTATGATCTTAAAAGACTTCCATGGTGACATGAGACTTTTAAATGAACTCCCAGAAGTGAGCCAAAAGTTTTTTAGCGCTCTTCAAAAAGATATTACTAAGCTTCCTCCTCACTATCTCATTCATGATCTTATTACTGGTCACTTTGTGACGGTGTTGAGATTCATATCCGCCGTCATGAAAGAAAGTGAAGACATGGAAGAAGGCCGTTTCTACGGCATTCTTTCAGATGTAATCGAACTTTATAAAAAATCCCATCAGGTCGAAGTCGATTCACAAATTGATTTACTTCAACCGCAGATTAGTCGTGTGCTCTTGAACAAAGTCCGATTCAATATCGGTTACGGCGATTCAGATGCCCGTCCTCTTCCAATCTTGGGTTCACCTCTCAATAACCCTTTAGTTAAACAAGCGAGTCAATTATGAGTCAGCACTATCATTTAATTGGTGTTGGTATCGGTCCATTCCATCTCTCACTAGCTGCCCTATTAGATAAGGTCAAAGATCATGAAGTTAAGTTCTTCGATCAAAAACCACATTTCCAATGGCATCCGGAACTTTTATTCAATGATGCTGATATGCAGACTTCTTATTTAAAAGATCTGGTGACGGCGGTTGATCCTACAAGCCCTCATTCTTTTTTAAATTATCTGGTTCAAAACGGGCTTTTCTATACGTTCATGAACACTAACCGCAAGGTCATCACTCGTTGTGAATTTGAGCTCTATTGCCAATGGGTAAGTAAAAATATTCGTGGTCCACTTGCTTTCAACTCTTCGGTCCAGGACATTGAGTTCGTAGACAATAAATTTGTAGTTACGACAAATGGAGAGACCCACACTTCTACGCACCTCTCGATTGCCACTGGTCTAACTCCAAGAATTCCAGAATTCTCTAAACCTTTTCTGGGCACGAGCGTTTTCCACGCAAAGTCCCCTCTTCTAATGTCTCAAGACTTCACAAATAAGAAAGTTTTGATCATTGGTGGTGGTCAAACTGGTGTGGAAATTTTCCGTAACGGAATTCAGGGCAAATGGGGAAAACCGGCCGAGATTAAACTTTTCTCGCGTCGCCAGAACCTTGAGCCACTAGATGAATCTCCATTTACGAATGAATACTTCAACCCAAAGTATGTTGAGCAGTTCTTTGCCATTGATCATAAAGAGAAGGCCGGCATCGTTCAGAGTCAAAAACTCGCTTCAGATGGAAATACTCCTCAGTATCTTGAGCTTCTTTACAATGATCTTTACCGTTTGAATCACATTGAAAAGAACACTCAGCTTGCGAAGATCCTGCCGAAACGAACACTGATTGGAATTGAGAAAAACGCTGCTGGTGGATATAAAGCAATCTTCGATAACAGCTTCCTTTACGAGAAGGAAAGCTTTGACGCTGATATCATCATTTTAAGCACAGGCTTTGTCTCGACACTCCCTCCTGTCTTAAATAAGATTAAGCATCTTTTGGAGCTTGATACTGAACAACGGTTCAAACTTGACCGCTCTTTCCGTGTGAAATGGAAAGGCCCTGCGGAAAACAAGATTTACGCCCTAAACTTCAGTCGTCACCTTCACGGGATCGCAGAGCCTCAAACCAGTCTTATGGCCTGGAGATCTGCAACTATTATTAACGATCTGATGGATAAAGAGATTTATAAACCACAAGAAGTGGTTCCTACGTTTATCCAGTACGGAAGAGAATGAGTAAGAAGAAGCTCTATAAAGTTCACAAAATTGCAGGTCTTACCCTGGGATTTTTTATTTTCCTCCTCGCCTTAAGTGGTGTCTTCATCACGTTCCGCGCTGAGATCATGCCCATGGTTTATCCAGAGTTCCATGTAACTCCAGGGCTTAAAGAACTTCCGGTAGAGACTCTTCTTTTTAATTCGAAAGAACACTTGGGTGATACCAAGCTCATCACGAATCTTTATACTGCCGAAGACAAGGAATCTGCTTACCTCGTTCTCTTTAAAGATCCTGAGGCCGCACTTCCTGGAATTCTTGCCATCAATCCTTATACCGGAAAAATCACCGGCGAAATGGCGGCCTGGCAAAATGCTTTTGCCGTTATGCTCTTTTTCCACGCGAACTTCTTCTTAGGGAAATTTGGTGGCTACCTGGTTGGACTCTTAGGTGTAGTTCTGATGTTTTTCGTTATCTCCGGAGTTTATATTTGGCTCCCGAAGCACGGAACTTCCGCAAAGCTCAAGCGTTTACTTACTTTTAAGAGTAAAAACCAACCTCAAAACATCCACCATGGGATTGGTTTGGTTTTAGGTCTTCCTATATTTATCAGTGCGATTACTGGATTTCTCACGATCTTTGATCTTCTTTACCCAGTGGGGAAAATGATCAATAAGGATCCGGCATACGTTGAAGAACTGGTGAAACAAGGAACATGTAACTTCCGTCGTGAAGTTCAGGCCCTGAATATTCTTTCAGAAAAACAAAGGGAAAATCTCATTTCGATTCACCTGTGCGGGAAAAAGAACTCGCTAGTGAAAGCGACTTACGGCCTTCACGACCGCCATTTCCTTTTGGGTTATGGACGAATTCTGATTGATGCTGAAACAAATGAAATAGTTCAGACCTTTAATTCAGCGACAGATCCGAAAAGTTGGAACATTAAGCGCCTGATCGTATTCCCGATTCACTCTGGTGAATATTTCGGAACGCCAGGTAGAGTAATCAATCTTATTACTGGTCTGGGTCTTATGGCCGTATTCTGTTCGGGAGTTTGGTTGTCAGTGAAGAGAAGAAGAAAATTGTCCCCAACTCTAGAAGAGTCAGGGACATTAGAAAATTAGATTTGAAGAGTTAGACCAACACCAGCGTAATCGCCGTAGTCAAAACCACTTGTCAGACCAGCTGGCGCAGTACCTGTTGGCTCCTTATGAACTAAGTTGTTACCATCGCCATCTTGTTTCACGTAGTGGACATAAAATTTGTATCTATTTTGATCCAGGTACCAGTTAAGACCAACGTCTACTGTTAAATCACGCCCGGTGTAATCTGAACCTTGTTCACCATAGAATCCACTCACCATAACTGCTGGTTCAAGAACTGTTCCGTTATTTAAGAAAAAGTTATAACCACCACGTAAGTGACCGGTACGAGCACGAGCGTAGTCCTTTTCACCTCTGTTCTTTTTATAAATATAGAAGAACTCTCCATCTATCTGCCAAGCGCCCCAGTTAAAAAGAATATCTCCACCGATTACATCGTTAGCAGAGTATTTAGGCGTTCTATCTTGAGAAGAACCATTAATTGCAACTGTTAGACCTTTACGCTTACCGAAATAGTTAATGTTGTAGCTAAGGCCATACTTATCCATTTCTTTGTCACCAAAGTTCCAGGCAGCACGACCCACGTATACTAAAGAAGCTGAATCTGAACCTTGGGTCTCACCTAATGTTGTCCCACTACCACCAGTTGGAACAACTTCACCTGTTGTAACTTTGTTGAACACACCCACGTTATAGTTGAACCCACCCTCTGACATACCACCTACGTTGATACCAGTTCCACGACCGAAGCCGCGACCGATGACTGCTTGTCTTACGTAGTTTTGAGAAGGAGCTTTTTCAAATGAGTTAACGTTAAAGGCCGCAGTGATACTTTCACGAGAAATTTGCGGACGGAAATAACCAAAAGTAACGTGATACATGTCTGAGTTATCTGCAACCTTCCAACTAAGGATGGAATCCCAAATACCTACAGTTGCGGGACCACCTGATGTTGAACCATTACTTGAAGTTGCGGGAAGAGTCGTAGCACGTGTTGATGCTTGAGAATCATGACCAGCGTTATCGTAGTACATACTGATTTGATAACTTAAATTCTTATAAGGCTTTCCTCTGAATCCAAGTCGAGCTCGACGGAAGAAAAGATTCAAACGAGGATCAGTTTTATCCAAGGCCACATCACCGTCATTTTGGGCGGAGCGATCCATTGAATACACAGCCCACCCTTGTAACTGGGCATATGGTTCAATCTTAAAATCAGGCGTTTTGAGCGCGAAGGGCGCGGGATTTTTATCTTTCTTTTCTGCTGTTTCTACAGTGGTCTGAGCGAAGACTAACGAAGACGATAACAAGGCGATAGCACCAATCGATTTACGCATAACACTCCTGAAAATATATTAATTAGAGTGTCATGGAGAATTTAGGTAGAAACAAGGTTTGCTAAATTTGCCTAGTACGTAGTTTCCGCAGAATTCCCGACTTATTTCTTCGGCTTCTCTTCCTGGGCCTCTCGGATTCCATGATGTGCTTCACCATCTTCTAACTGAATTCTGTTCTCGATGCCGGGTTTGATGTTTTGCTTGGCCTTATGTTCAACCGCTTTTTTAAGCGGCGGAATAATTTCATATTTCATTTTGTTCGTAAAAGTAAAAGGAAAGACGGTCGCAAGGGTCTTGGCCTCTGAATCAGTCAGGAGTAGCTTCACCAGATTCCCACCCTCTTTAGCAGCGGAACCTTTAAAATCAAATCCACCCTCTGGAGTGTCCATTTTGAATTTACTCACAAAAGGTTTCACATAACCTTCAATTTTCCCCATCTGGGATTTTGCCTCTGCATAAAGATCCAACTTACCCTTATGGATATAGGCCTTAACTTTCTCTCTCACTAACGGATTGAGAGTTCGTAGATCAAATTTCTTGAGCTCACTATTCACGTCCCATTGCAAAGGCTCAGTTTTAAGAGTTGCGATTCCTCCGACCTTCAAAGGCGCAGGACCAAATACATCGGCCGTCATCACAAAGTTTGTGACTGGATTTTTATCTGAGGGAGTGAGATTAGACGCAATAACATTGATGTTCGAAATCGTTCTCGTTTCTTTTCCTTTGAAGCTAAGAAGATCCTGGATCGTTATATTAGAATCATTCAGTTTAAAGACTTTAACATTCAACCGAGACTCTTTCTTTTTATCATCTTCGTCCTTGTCCTTGTCCTCTTTCTTTTTTTCCGCCAGGAGTTCTTTAATTCGCGTTTTTTCTTTTTTTGCCGTATCGATAAGTTTTTGAGAAGCGGTTACATTCATGCGATTCACAACAATATCAGTAATGATTTTCCCATCGAAGATATTTTTCCATGGTACATCTGCATTCACGGAACTAATGCTCATAAACTGCTGGCCGTTTGACTTCATCGTTCCTGTTATCCCTTCAATCGTGTATTTACCTTTAATAATGGCCAGATCGATATCATCTATATGAAATGAGAAATTAGGGGATTCTTTTTTTAATCGATTATTGGCCACAGCGACCATCAGTGAAGGTAGGATCATTCTCAAAGCGACCATAAAACCCAGAATCAAAAAAACAATGAAGAACCAGGTGCGCTTATAAAATGGTTTAGGACGATGAAAGAAAAAACGCATTTCAACCTGCCAGTTAATTAGTTTCCCTCCAAGAGTTCCATACTCCTACTAAGAGATCATTTTGCTGACTGAAATGTTTTGAATCTTAAATTTGGATCGCACCAATAACTGAGACAGGTCTCGTACTTTGAATGGCTTCTTCCAGCATGCGACTGGCCAACACATCGACAGATGTCATGGCCCGCTTCCTGATTCCATCAGGCAGATATTTGCCAACACCATTCATAACATTGATGGCAATTTTCTCGCCCAAACGAAATTCTTTTCTCTCCCCCATGAGGAGACTAGGTCGCATAATAACGAGATGATTGAGATTTAAATTTTTCAGTGCTTCTTCCACCTCACCTTTTACTCGGGAGTAAAAGATCTTAGAACGGGCATTGGCGCCTTCCGCTGAAATAACAACGAAGGACTTGGCATCATGGGATTTGGCTATTTTCCCAAATTCTAAAACCGCATTGTAATCTACTGCCCGAAATTTTTCCTGACTCCCGGCCGTTTTAATCGTAGTTCCAAGACAGCAGAAATAAATATCCCCCTTGAGCTCATGGGCCTTGATTGAAAGATCTTTAAAATCAGAACAGATGACTTCTTTCAATTTGCTTGAAGTAATCCGGAGTGACGATCGGGAAACAGAAACCACTTCCTTAATGCGTGAATCATCCAGAAGTTTATGAATGAGGTGAGATCCAACTAAACCAGTGGCACCACAAATAACAGCAATCATAGAAGTTCCTTTTCATTCATCTTACTATTGAACAGGGACTCTTTGAAAGAAAGATTCACGCTTTCCCTCAACCATGAGGTCCACTTTCACATTGAGGACTTTATCGCCTCTAGTATCAATATTTCCAATAAGCGCATCACCACTTTTTCCGAGGTCCTCTACGGGCCAGTCACTCTTTGAAAGAACGGAACTATATTTGGCGCGTGCTCCTTGTACTGGAAGTGGTTCAAGTTTCTTGCCTGTGTCTTGTAAGGGATAAAGTTTTATTTCGTCTGGTGTTACCACCACTTCAAGGTAATGCTCTCTACCTTTAAGAAGTGTGCCTCCATGCTGAGAGGTCAGTTTTTGGGCAGGTGTGGATGTCTCGCTGGCGCAAGCACCAATGATGAGAAACACGATGAACAATGATAGTTTCATAAATACCTCTAGGACTGAGGTTTTCATAAAAAAAGAAAGTCAGCATGACCCAGAGGGAATTATTTGAAAAACTTGGGAATCTCTTTTTGAAGAACCTCAATGACAGACTTTTCCAGACGAGTAAAAAATTGTTTTTTACTATGACGGAGATACACCGGTTTTTTAAGCGATGTAAACCCACGCACGATTTTCAAATTTTTAAGCTCTTTCAAAGTATGACGAGGTTTGATCGCTCGACCTAAACCAAGCTGTACACCCTTTAGAATTCCATTCTCATCGTGCATGAAGCTTCGATGAATCTTCTTAGGGGCATTCGTTTGGTTCTTAAAAAAATCTTCTGTCGTGGTATCGTTAGGATTGGCGTCCAGATAAACATGAGAGCGCCCTTGCAGCGTTGAGCTCTCAATACAAATAAACTCTTCCTCTCCCATGAGAAACTGAACCACATCTTTTCTATCGTTCTCTAAATTTGAAATAATAATGTCTGTCTTCGAATAGTTCAGCATTTCATCCAAAACAGAATTTGGTTTAACACTAAACTCCACCTGGACTTGAGGATGCTCTAAAAGAAACGGCGCCAAGGCCGGCATAACAACTTGTTCAAGAATGGATGAGTTGGAGGCAATTCGGATCAAACCTGAAAGTGAATCGCGGGCCTCTCCTCTAATATCCAGAAGAGCGTCTTGCTCCAGGGCCTTTTTATTTTTCACATACATCAAGAGCTTCTTACCGGCCTCGGTAAGCTCTACTCCCTGTGGAGTGCGATCAAAAAGGGTGAACTCAACTGTTTCTTCAAGAGACTGAAGTCTGCGCGAAAGTGCGGGTTGGGACAAGTGGAGGATTTCTGAAGCTCGAGTGAAGCTTCCCTCCATTGCCACTGTGTAAAAGGCCTCTAATTGAGAGTCATTCAACATGGCTATAATATAAATGCATAGATATATAAAATCAATGCATTATCCTTATATTCGGTTATGGGGCATACTGGGCCCTAAGGAGATTCATATGTTACTACCAGTAGCACTCACCGTATTTTCTTCTGCAATTTACCACTTCATGCTGAAGCAAGCGAGCAACAAATCGCCATTTCTAATCTTATTCTGGTCTTACGGAATTGCGGCCATAGTATGTCTCGCCTTAATATTTTTTAACGAGCAACAACTTAAATTTAGTCTTCCCTTTAAAGACCGTCCTTATCTTCCGTTTATTTTGGCACTCGCTTTAATCGGGATTGAATTAGGTTACCTTGCTTCTTATAAGAGCGGTGGAAAGATCGGACAAGTTTCGATGATGACCCAAATGGTTTCTTTGGTGGTGATGCTGACCTTAGGATTTATTCTTGCGAAAGAGCCGCTGACGTTTAAAAAGGCATTCGGTGCAGTCACCGCTCTTTTTAGTTTCTTTTTACTGTCGAGACCTTGATCACATGAGTGCGCATGAACTGCACAAAAAGACATGACGTAAAGGCCGCAAAACCAAGCGCCCCGCCAAGTCCTACATTGAAAGGTAATACGTAGTTAAAGATAAGCGCGTAAACAAGACTCGCCCAGAATAGTCTCTTTTCGGACATCTTCCCTGTTTCGCTCATACCTACGAAGGTCGCGCCCAGGAAGGCCGATTGAAGCAGAAGCTTGTGTTCAAATTCAAAGGGAACAGTCATTAAATAGAAAGCAAGAGTCAGCATCGTGGAAGTCCTGATCGGACTAAGTTCCTTCTCTTTAATGATCCAACGTGTGAGCTGAGTGCTGATGATCGAGACACTCATAATTAAAATGAGTTTCACCAAGCGCCCTTACTTAAAAAGAAAATAAGACTTGAGATGAAAGAAATGGTCCCAAGCTTTCCACCGATGCCTTTTACATAAGGCATGCTTAATAAATAAAGGGTCACTCCAATTAAAGACAGAACACAAACATGATAATGGTTTTCAAGAACCTGTGGTGAGCACATGCCTGCAAAGGTTCCAGCATAGATCGCGGAATGAAGTCCATTCTTTTCATAGAAGCGAGGAAAATGCAGAAAAGAACCAACGAACCCAGTACTGGCCGATGCCACTACCGCAGAAAATCCAAATTCCTTCTGGAGCATGCAACAGATAAAGCATCCCCCAAAAAAGGCGAAGAATTT
Encoded here:
- a CDS encoding GNAT family N-acetyltransferase, with the translated sequence MNSEVVYSPLVSTDSFKAILNENEITVQSTRDQKLTATFTITDNELSLFFKDSNATDLKELTDIALEHLFGFYSHVTRIQLFQFTLADKDIFRSEFYQNPALWTYKKKHTITPERWTETKGRAHPVRPRLPSGTLYRRYYPAAGKTLSFRLITMDDLDIFHNWHNQSRVAHFWELAKPKEELREYIQNGLNDPHQFPIIIESDGRPVGYFEFYWVAEDRLGPYYESEAFDRGFHFLIGEPSFLGGFNTDSAIKSVLHFFYLDDPRTRKVMAEPRHDNAKVLKYAQASIGWTKLKEFDFPHKRAALLENRREVFFGRHAL
- a CDS encoding IucA/IucC family protein; translated protein: MIKTWNTVNQELVAKSIGELTFEEVLRPEPNGTHFEFTTKSGVNYRFEGWKTVWEYLRVKPSTLMRNGESVVSAAQFFCDIQPETGMNDITLGNFFEEMHNTLYSDTKLKHKNANALVKELAHWSGEKIQTILNGHPKILLNKGRVGWNTEDLDRYSPEAHQPFKLFWIAVKNELLNVNLAPGMTAEKILEESFDANDLQAFKSTLISKAIDSNFTVLPVHPWQWKRYIQIQFAADIAAGSLIPVGEYGDDYCPQISIRTLSNVSRPERMDVKLPLSILNTSCIRGLPAKHVEMGPSLSANLEALCHTDETLKDIVILKEAAGMTFVHPGYKKVEKAPYRYHEFLGAVYRESSMSKIAANEKAILTASLFHQDENGHSLIGEYIRASGLSSELWLRSLFETVVVPLYHLQLKYGVGLVAHGQNIVLILKDHRPHRMILKDFHGDMRLLNELPEVSQKFFSALQKDITKLPPHYLIHDLITGHFVTVLRFISAVMKESEDMEEGRFYGILSDVIELYKKSHQVEVDSQIDLLQPQISRVLLNKVRFNIGYGDSDARPLPILGSPLNNPLVKQASQL
- a CDS encoding lysine N(6)-hydroxylase/L-ornithine N(5)-oxygenase family protein; the encoded protein is MSQHYHLIGVGIGPFHLSLAALLDKVKDHEVKFFDQKPHFQWHPELLFNDADMQTSYLKDLVTAVDPTSPHSFLNYLVQNGLFYTFMNTNRKVITRCEFELYCQWVSKNIRGPLAFNSSVQDIEFVDNKFVVTTNGETHTSTHLSIATGLTPRIPEFSKPFLGTSVFHAKSPLLMSQDFTNKKVLIIGGGQTGVEIFRNGIQGKWGKPAEIKLFSRRQNLEPLDESPFTNEYFNPKYVEQFFAIDHKEKAGIVQSQKLASDGNTPQYLELLYNDLYRLNHIEKNTQLAKILPKRTLIGIEKNAAGGYKAIFDNSFLYEKESFDADIIILSTGFVSTLPPVLNKIKHLLELDTEQRFKLDRSFRVKWKGPAENKIYALNFSRHLHGIAEPQTSLMAWRSATIINDLMDKEIYKPQEVVPTFIQYGRE
- a CDS encoding PepSY-associated TM helix domain-containing protein — translated: MSKKKLYKVHKIAGLTLGFFIFLLALSGVFITFRAEIMPMVYPEFHVTPGLKELPVETLLFNSKEHLGDTKLITNLYTAEDKESAYLVLFKDPEAALPGILAINPYTGKITGEMAAWQNAFAVMLFFHANFFLGKFGGYLVGLLGVVLMFFVISGVYIWLPKHGTSAKLKRLLTFKSKNQPQNIHHGIGLVLGLPIFISAITGFLTIFDLLYPVGKMINKDPAYVEELVKQGTCNFRREVQALNILSEKQRENLISIHLCGKKNSLVKATYGLHDRHFLLGYGRILIDAETNEIVQTFNSATDPKSWNIKRLIVFPIHSGEYFGTPGRVINLITGLGLMAVFCSGVWLSVKRRRKLSPTLEESGTLEN
- a CDS encoding porin → MRKSIGAIALLSSSLVFAQTTVETAEKKDKNPAPFALKTPDFKIEPYAQLQGWAVYSMDRSAQNDGDVALDKTDPRLNLFFRRARLGFRGKPYKNLSYQISMYYDNAGHDSQASTRATTLPATSSNGSTSGGPATVGIWDSILSWKVADNSDMYHVTFGYFRPQISRESITAAFNVNSFEKAPSQNYVRQAVIGRGFGRGTGINVGGMSEGGFNYNVGVFNKVTTGEVVPTGGSGTTLGETQGSDSASLVYVGRAAWNFGDKEMDKYGLSYNINYFGKRKGLTVAINGSSQDRTPKYSANDVIGGDILFNWGAWQIDGEFFYIYKKNRGEKDYARARTGHLRGGYNFFLNNGTVLEPAVMVSGFYGEQGSDYTGRDLTVDVGLNWYLDQNRYKFYVHYVKQDGDGNNLVHKEPTGTAPAGLTSGFDYGDYAGVGLTLQI
- a CDS encoding DUF748 domain-containing protein, whose translation is MRFFFHRPKPFYKRTWFFIVFLILGFMVALRMILPSLMVAVANNRLKKESPNFSFHIDDIDLAIIKGKYTIEGITGTMKSNGQQFMSISSVNADVPWKNIFDGKIITDIVVNRMNVTASQKLIDTAKKEKTRIKELLAEKKKEDKDKDEDDKKKESRLNVKVFKLNDSNITIQDLLSFKGKETRTISNINVIASNLTPSDKNPVTNFVMTADVFGPAPLKVGGIATLKTEPLQWDVNSELKKFDLRTLNPLVREKVKAYIHKGKLDLYAEAKSQMGKIEGYVKPFVSKFKMDTPEGGFDFKGSAAKEGGNLVKLLLTDSEAKTLATVFPFTFTNKMKYEIIPPLKKAVEHKAKQNIKPGIENRIQLEDGEAHHGIREAQEEKPKK
- a CDS encoding NAD(P)H-binding protein; the encoded protein is MIAVICGATGLVGSHLIHKLLDDSRIKEVVSVSRSSLRITSSKLKEVICSDFKDLSIKAHELKGDIYFCCLGTTIKTAGSQEKFRAVDYNAVLEFGKIAKSHDAKSFVVISAEGANARSKIFYSRVKGEVEEALKNLNLNHLVIMRPSLLMGERKEFRLGEKIAINVMNGVGKYLPDGIRKRAMTSVDVLASRMLEEAIQSTRPVSVIGAIQI
- a CDS encoding LysR family transcriptional regulator → MLNDSQLEAFYTVAMEGSFTRASEILHLSQPALSRRLQSLEETVEFTLFDRTPQGVELTEAGKKLLMYVKNKKALEQDALLDIRGEARDSLSGLIRIASNSSILEQVVMPALAPFLLEHPQVQVEFSVKPNSVLDEMLNYSKTDIIISNLENDRKDVVQFLMGEEEFICIESSTLQGRSHVYLDANPNDTTTEDFFKNQTNAPKKIHRSFMHDENGILKGVQLGLGRAIKPRHTLKELKNLKIVRGFTSLKKPVYLRHSKKQFFTRLEKSVIEVLQKEIPKFFK
- a CDS encoding EamA family transporter; protein product: MLLPVALTVFSSAIYHFMLKQASNKSPFLILFWSYGIAAIVCLALIFFNEQQLKFSLPFKDRPYLPFILALALIGIELGYLASYKSGGKIGQVSMMTQMVSLVVMLTLGFILAKEPLTFKKAFGAVTALFSFFLLSRP